AGGGTATCGTCTTCAGTGTATTTGGCACTGGACAATAAATTCAATGCTCTTTTAAGATATTGATCTCCCTTGTTAAATGATTGCTGTCGAGCAACTCGGTCAAGGGTGATGAAATAGTAACCCTCGGCTTCTGCTATGGGTTTTTGCAACGTAATGGCAAGATCTATGACCAGTCGAGCGTATGATGAATGATCGGCATTGGGTTGCAACATTGCGGCAGAACGGAGATAAATAAGCGTTGCGTAAACAACCTTATTGCGGGCGTCTAATGATAACGTCAGTAATGAGTGAACGCTATGGTCTGGTAGCATGTTGTCAATGAACTGCCTGCTTTGATGCAGTAGTTCGGGGTCGGTTGGATACCAATTGTTGTAATAGTGCTGTTTCCAGTCAATGTCATCTGCAGCATTGGCCCATGGGCTTACAACAAATACCAGTACCAGTAGCATCCTTGCGATTTTGAACATGTATATTGGTTTTGTACGAAATAGATAGTCGCCAGTGTAACGAACTAATTACGAGAGAAACAGGTTTCTTAATTTTTATGCTAAAACAACTATTTTTATTGCTACTGCTCTTGGGGGCTGGTCCGGCTTGGGCTGATGTAGAGATTCATCTCAAAGCAGCATCAACAGAACAGCATTTGCTTCAGGTCTCTCTTACGACCGATACAGTTGCTCCGGGAAACGTGATCTTCTCGATGCCTGTTTGGCGAACTGGTCGCTATCAACAATTGGATTTTGTGCATGCAATGACGGATCTAAAAGTGCTTGATAGTCGAGGGAATCTACTTGAGATTAACAAACTTTCAGATCACCAGTGGTCTGTTTCGTCGAACCGAAAACAGCGTCTTTCAATTAATTATTTACTGACAGCCAATGAACTTAGTTCTCGAACTCGCCACCTTGATGAAACTCATTTATTTGTTGATTTTGCTGCTGTAGCAATGGTGGTGGAAGGGCAACAAGAGCAGGCTGTGCGAGTCGAGTTAGATATTCCTGAGTCGTGGCACGTTCGCTCCGGATTAAAAGCCGGTAAAAACAGCCATGTGTTATGGGCCGAAAACTATCAAATATTGATTGATAGCCCAGTAGAAGCAGGCATTCATCAATATCGCTCGTTCAAGTCGCACGGTAAACTTATTGAGCTGGTGGTGTGGGGTGATACGCCTGCAGATCTTGAACAGTTGGAACAGGACATTGCAGCAATAGTTGTTGCCTCATATGAGCTTTGGGGCAGTTTCCCGTTTGAGCGCTACGTGTTTATGCTTCACGCCACTGATAATGTGCGCGGCGGTACCGAACATCTTAATTCCACCATTATGCAGTGGGATCGATTTAAGTTTAACGACGATAAGAATTACCTCGATTTTATGGGCTTAGTTGCCCATGAGTTTGTGCATACTTGGAATGTTAAAGCCTATCGACCCGCAGCTTTTGTCCCCTATGAGTTGACCAAGCGACATCATTCCCCATTGCTTTGGTTTGCCGAAGGTTCCACCAGTTATTTACAAGAGAAATTATTACTTAAATCTGGAGTGATGACCGAAGACGATTTTCTAGAACGTTTGAGCAAACGTCTAGAGCGCCATGCGCAAAAACCAGGTGGACGTCATCAATCGGTTGCTGATGCGAGCTGGTATTCGTGGATCCAGCATTCAGGCCAGCATCGTCATAACTTTTTTGCCAACATTTATGATGAAGGCTTTCTGGTCACTTGGTTGATGGATCAATGGTTATTGCAACAATCAGATAATAAGTATGGCGTTGGCGCGTTACATCGCAACCTGTACAAAGCATATAGCTTGCCGAACGGCCTGACTGAACAGCAGATCATTGATGAAATGGGGCGCTTAACGCAAAATGTGGAAGGTGCCGAACAATGGTGGCAAACCACGGTTCATTCTCCTTTTAAACTTCGCGCATCTTCTTCCTTAGATGATCTGGGTTTTATGTTGGACTTCACTGATAAAAAGGCATCAATGCAAGCTGTATTGGTGGCTAATAACGATGGTTTGATGGTGCAGACCGTGATTAAAGGTGGTGCGGCTTGGCATGCAAAACTGAGTGCCAACGACCGCATTATCGCGATCAATGGCTTTGCCGTGAACTCTGAAAACTATGAGCGTATTCAGCAGAGCTGGAGCGTAGGGCAAACCCTTCAATTACATGTGTTTCGGCAAGGCCGTTTAACTGAACTCAACATAGAGCTTGCCGAGGTTGAAACCATTCAAGGTATTAAAGAACTGCCCGGTAGCTCCGACGCACAGTTGCAGTTGCGTCAGAGCTGGCTAGACAACCATTAGTCCTCTATTGACGAACCATACGGAATGCGGCTGGCATTGATTCAAAATTAGAACGAAATGGATTAATGTCCAGCCCGCCACGTCGAGTGTAACGCGCTTGCACAGTGAGCAGTTTGGGGGCGCAAAAACGCATAATATCGGTGTAGATTCGCTCAACGCATTGCTCATGAAATTCATTGTGCTGACGAAATGAAATCAAGTAGCGCAATAACTTCTCTTGGTTGATTGGAAGCCCTGTGTATCGGATTTGAACCGACCCCCAATCGGGCTGTCCTGTAATCAGACAGTTTGACTTGAGCAAATGACTCACAACAAAATGTTCCTCAATCGTGCCATCTGGTTCTACTGAGTTCTCTAAATATTCAGCGCAGAATTGAAAGTCAGTGACCTCAATATCGAGATCATCAATGCATTCGCCCTGCAAGTTTTTCATCGGCAACATACCGAATTGTTCAGACTGCAATAGCTCTACAGATACAGGTGCTTTTGCGCATTGCGACAGATCCCGGGCCATTAGATCGCTGACGTGTTCCACAGACTCGAATCGGCTTTGATTAAAGCTATTCAGGTAGAGTTTGAAAGACTTTGATTCAATCAAATTATCGCTTTCGCATGGAATTCTAAATAAGCCAATGGCGACACATGGCTTGCCTTTGCTATTGAGCCATGAAATTTCATAGCCGGTCCAATCATCGTGGCCGTCAAAAGGTAGCGCATCAGCGCTGATGCCGATATCATCTCGATTCAGCGTGCGGGGCACAGCTTGAAGTTGAGTTGCATCGTAGTGGTCTGGATAGCTTGTTTGTTGACCAAGCGTTAGCCCTTCGAGCTCTGGAGCAGTGTCGTATTTTGGCATGAGATACAATTCTGAAAGCAATTCTTATAAAATCATTCAGTACAGTGTAAAAGGCATCGAACAAAGTGGAAACCGAAAATAGCATTCAATCTCACCTTCTTCAGTTTATTGAGCGTTGCAGAGTTGAATATCAGCAGGTCCATCAGGCGTGGCCAACGGTTGAAATTGATTCAGATTGGGTATCACCATGCACACCGCAAGGGAGTGATGGTGAGGCCGTCATTTGGACTCCGGTGAAACGTCCACTGAATGATAGCTTTGATAAAGTTGAATCTGCTATGTCGGTCACATTGCATGATGCAGCTAAACAGTATTGGACATCGGTATTTAGCGAAAACATAGCCCTGCAATATGATGACTTGGAAATCGAGCTGCTATTGCCTTGGAATCAAGATGATTTTGAGCGATTTCAAGAAAACTTAGTAGGACACCTGCTCACGCAGCGTCGGTTCAAATTGGAACCGACGGTTTTTATCGGTTTGGTTATTGATTCTGAAGTGATGGTGGCGATTGATGATGACGGCCAGGTTGTTTTGGAAATTCCGGGCCGCAAGGCACATCGCACGCTAGCAACCGACTTTCTGTCATTTATTGAGCAATCTTCACCGTACAGTCAGGCTTAATATGGAGTGCGTCATCCCGACGCACTTATTGAATACTACTTTGCTTCAAGCGCTGTCACTCGTTGCTGAAGTTCTACTACAAGACTTACCAATTCCTCATGAGTTATTTGGCGAGTTTCTTTTTTTGATTCTGAACTACTCAAAGGCTGTTCAACTTTCAGGGCTGCAATGCCCTCATTTTTGATCAACAACTGAGCGGCGTGAACCGCGGGCATGAGAATTCCAAGCGGTATAGGTTGAGGTAAAAAACGTTTGACGCGTGCAACAGTAATGTCTTGATTGTTTTCAGCAACCTTACGGACTGCTGCATGAATGATGGTTTGATAGTCGGCCATTTCAACGATTCCTCGGTATTGATGCCGCATTGTAACCTAAAGTTGATCGTGATCTTGCTCTTATAGTCATCAATTTATCCCTTTAAAACGTGTTCCGTCCCCCAATTATTCAGACACTTTATATCTTCGTGTTGCTCATAATTTATCCGCAAATTAGTTTCTTTAGCAGGTTGGTGTGCTTATTTGGATGAAGGGACATTATGACAACAGCGGCTATCACGGTTCGTTTGGCGTATTTGGGAGCAGAGGAAAGTAACATGGCAGCAAGTTTGCTGTATCAGGCTTACCATGACGACCCTATGTTTATGAAAGTATTTGATGCATCTAAGTTGGCTTATGAGCAGAAACTCAGAGCATTATTTCGAGAAGAGCTGGACGTTTTTTGGCAATACGAACAGCCGGTTATTGGAGCATTTGAAGGCGAGACTCTATTGGGGGTGAGCTGCATTAATTTACCTGAATCTCCGCTTGGTGGAGAACGTTTTTGGAATTGGCGTATGAAAATGCTGATGTCCGCAGGGGTTGTGAGTACTGGGCGATTGATTGAAAAAGAACAGCGCATTGCGCAAGCAATGCCAAATCACCAATGTCATCAACTGAGCTTGATTGCTGTTGCGCCCAATTATCAGAAGCAAGGTGTTGGCGAAACTTTACTCTGCGGTGTGGATTGCCTTGTGGAAGAACATTTAAATTCGTCGGGGTGCGCCATATTTGTGAGCAACCAGAATGCTGCTCATTGGTTAAACCAACATGGTTACAACGCCATCCAGGAGCTTAGTTTTTCTAATTTTGAAGGGTCTTTGTTGTTTAAAGAAGCTCAAAAAATAGATAAATGCCCGTAGCCTTGTGAGATATCTCTTACATGTGTGTGCGAGTAATTTTCTTTTGGTATTATGGATAATTCGGCTATTTGTATTTAACTGTTTGATTATTAATAGCTTTTTATTTGTTAAAGAAATGTTTCTTTTTTGTTCTTTTTTATAACTTACTTGTGGCTTTATTGCTGGATTTTGAATTTGGAGTACAGTAGTTTTCAAGGTCAGCCGAGCAACAATGGATGTTGCAGCTCATAGGAAGTGAGCGCGATGCCGGTTGCATAGAGAAGGATACTCGGTTAAAAGCAGGTACGCTATTAAACCTCAGTTCGTCAGGATGATGAATAGGAGACTCTAGTCAGGATGACGCAAGGGGAAAGAAGGTAGGAACGCTTAATTTTAGCGGCAGTATGGATACTGGGACATCTACGATGGATGTTGCGGGGAGTGAGCTGGATGCTTGCGAGAGCCCGAGGTTGTGAAAACAGCCTCGGGCTTTTTTGATGGTTCTTTAAATAGCCAAATTTTACGCGTTTGAATGGACTCAAGATTATCCACTCACTTTAAAACGACTCACCAATTCTGATACCTCAGTAGACTTATGCATCACCTGAGTGTTGGCCTCGGTCACTTGCATTGTAATGGCAAATGTTTCTTCAGCGATGGTTTTAATTCTCATACCATTTTCAGAAATTTGCTCGGCGGTTGTGCTTTGCTGCTCTGCTGCTGTTGCTATTTGCGCATTCATTTCGGCTATTGTTTGCACTGCTCCAGTCATTTGCTCTAACACTTCGCCGGTCAAACCTGCTCGTTCTACCACTTGGTGAGCGCGATTCTGGCTGCTCGTCATGGCTTTCACAGCGGCCGCGCTTTCTGATTGCAATCGTTCAACCACATCTCTAATAGAGCTGGTGGATTCTTGCGTTCGTTGAGCTAAGGTTCGAACTTCATCGGCCACAACGGCAAAACCACGCCCCTGTTCACCCGCTCGAGCAGCTTCAATGGCTGCGTTCAGCGCTAACAAATTAGTTTGTTCTGCAATGCTACTAATAACATCCATTACTGTACCAATTTCATGGCTACCCGATTCGACGCGTCCAATAGCGAGCGAGTTTTGTTCAATGTCGGATGCAAGATCTTGAATGCCTGATACCGTTTGTTGAACAACGCTTCGGCCATTTTGAACGTCTTTGTCGGCGTTTCGAGTTGCTTCTGCTGCATCGGTCGCATTGCGAGATACTTCTTGCACGGTGGCCGCCATTTGAGTCACAGCGGTGGCGATTTGATCATTCTCAGATTGCTGATTAGAAGTGGCTTGCTGAGCAGAGTGAATCAGGGCGGTGATGCTTGATAGCTCTTTGGTCAGTTCAGTCATGGTGTTTTGGATCAATGCGATAGTGGTTGATTGGCCATCAAGAAAGTGATTAAACGCCACTTCCAATTGTCCGAGTTCATCTGAGCGCTGAACATTAAATCGTTGCGTCAAATCACCTTCACCATCCGCGATGTCTAAAATTCGCTCTTTCACTTCAAGAATCGTATTGGCAATGGCGCGTGCTGCAAAGTATGACAATACAAAGACGATGATCATGCCCAAAGCAGCCACCAAAACGATACTGAGTTGAGCGCTCTGAACAGTTTGTTTGGCTCGTTGGTTCGCAATTTCAGATTCTCTTTCAGTAAGCTCAGTCAACTGATCAACAACTTTCCGCATGCTATCAAATTTCATTTGTGATTCATTTAAACCGAGTTCAAATGCTTTATTGGGATCGGAAGACGACATGATTTCGACTTCGTCCGATACGATCCGCCATTGTTCTAATAGCTCGTCGAAACTTTTATATAGGGCGAGTTGCTCCGGAGATGTTGCGAGTTTTTCTGCTTTCTTTACGCGCTCAAGAGCCTGCTCGATGTTGTCATCATGATCTTGTTTAAAGGTGTTGAATCGAGCGTGAGATGAAGGCATAAATACTAAGGTACGTTCGGCAACGAGCGACTGGTATAGATCTCGATCTGCTTGAAGCAGATAGTTAAGGCGAGGCAAAATATTTGAAGATACTTCTTCTGTATCTTGACTTAAATGATTCATGGCGGCGGTACCGAACCCCATGACAATAACAATGACCACTAAGTAAAGCCCAGCAGTCAGAACTTGCTTCCATACGAAACTGATATTGTTAAACCATTTCACCCGCACCCAGCCTTTTGTACACAACAAGTAATGGATACTCTAAAGTTAGCCTTTCAATTTCAATATTGCATAAAAAATCACAATTTGGTGAGCGCGCAAGAAACCTAAACCAAATTCTATTTAGGTTTCCTGATCCGGTGGTTTCACTAAGAGCGGTTAGTATGAAATAGCTGTCCAATAGCTATCGACAATTGTTCTGAGCGATGGGGCAGCCTCAGTGCTGACAAACATGCAGGGCGGCATTGGGGCAAACCATTTAAATCAGCAACGAGCGCGGCAAAGACCTGAAAATTGTTGGTGAGTCTCACGACTGACTCTAAATACTCCAACACTCGTTCAGGTGTGTTTAAAACGCTCCACCAACGTGCGCCTACTGTAATCACATGATCAATTGAGGGGGCTGAATTAAGTGTTTGAGTTAGCTCACCAATAAGGACGTTTTGAGGCGCTCCGGAGATGGCTCGAATCCAAAATGGGTCGCGTTTATCAGCGCCAAACCTTAACAGTGATTCAACGACGACAGCAGGCAATAGCGCATGCTCTAAAACCTGAGATAGCGCATTAAATGCAGGCACAGGGAGCTCGGCTAAACGTGCAGCAAGCTCGGTCTTTATTGTTGATTCACAAAGGCGCTCTCCAACATCAGCTATGCCTTGTATCCCAAGTGTTTGCCAGCCTTCAGCGGTCGGTTGTTGGCAGAAATATTGATAAGCCGATTCGAAATAGATGGACGCGGGTTGGTGCAGATCATTTCTAATCTTAGCATTGAGAACTGCGAGCTTTTCGTCACTGGGTTTGAGTGAATATGGATGATTATTGAGGGCTTCAGTATTGCTATCAGAATTTGCCAAATCCTCTCCCAGCGCTTCGATCACCATTCGAAGAAAGTCATCTCGAGCGCCAAAGAGTAATTTGTTTTGTTCATCCAATGGAAATTTCAACAACCACAAATAGGGTGTTTGCGCCATTTCAGGCTTTGAAAATACGATTGCAAAACACGCATGGCCTTGAATTGGGCTTGGATAAGCTTTCGCGCCTTGTTCGAATGCAACAAAGTCATCGCGCGAGATTTTAAAAACGCGTCTTCCTAATTCAAATACTTTGAACTGGCAGCCGCCTAAGGTTAAAACTTCTGCGATAGTGCTCATAAATTTACTCGTCTACGATGGATGAAAGGCGGCATTGTAGGAGATGTTTGGGCAAGAATACAAAACTGTTACACTTGCGCGCACTTTTTAAGGGGTGATTTAACTTAGGAAATGCTTCTGATGTGCTCGCAAAAGTTCGCTGTATTACTGGAACAACTTCAAATCGAGCTAGAACAGCTTGGTATGTGGCAGGATACGCCACCGTCGCCTGTGGCGTTAGCGAGTCAGGCTCCTTTTTGTGTCGATACACTCAGACTGGAGCAATGGTTACAGTTCATTTTTATTCCTCGAATACGTATTTTATTGGACTCTAAAGCGGATCTTCCCAATACAATGACTATTCTCCCATTAGCAGAGGAAGTGTATAAAAATAAGCGGCTTGAATGCTCTGGCTTGCTCAACGTGTTGGGACAAATTGATGGACATGCATGATTACCCAGGGCCACTGACAATATTGTACCGAGATGAATCGATCGTTGTGATTGATAAACCGGCCGGTTTATTGGTTCACCGAACAGCACTAGCGCGTCGAGAAAAGTGGTTTGCGATGCAAATGCTACGTGATCAAATTGGACTGCATGTGTTTCCCGTTCATCGTTTAGATAGACCGACATCTGGTGCCATGATATTTGCGTTAAACGCGGAAGTCGCTCGTTTGCTATCGGTTCAATTTGAACAACATAGCATTGAAAAATCTTATATAGCTTTAGTTCGAGGTTGGCTTAATCATGCCGCTGTGTTGAATTACGCGCTCAAAGAAGAGCTCGATAAAATAGCTGATAAAA
This genomic window from Echinimonas agarilytica contains:
- a CDS encoding GNAT family N-acetyltransferase, producing MTTAAITVRLAYLGAEESNMAASLLYQAYHDDPMFMKVFDASKLAYEQKLRALFREELDVFWQYEQPVIGAFEGETLLGVSCINLPESPLGGERFWNWRMKMLMSAGVVSTGRLIEKEQRIAQAMPNHQCHQLSLIAVAPNYQKQGVGETLLCGVDCLVEEHLNSSGCAIFVSNQNAAHWLNQHGYNAIQELSFSNFEGSLLFKEAQKIDKCP
- a CDS encoding DUF3549 family protein, with the translated sequence MSTIAEVLTLGGCQFKVFELGRRVFKISRDDFVAFEQGAKAYPSPIQGHACFAIVFSKPEMAQTPYLWLLKFPLDEQNKLLFGARDDFLRMVIEALGEDLANSDSNTEALNNHPYSLKPSDEKLAVLNAKIRNDLHQPASIYFESAYQYFCQQPTAEGWQTLGIQGIADVGERLCESTIKTELAARLAELPVPAFNALSQVLEHALLPAVVVESLLRFGADKRDPFWIRAISGAPQNVLIGELTQTLNSAPSIDHVITVGARWWSVLNTPERVLEYLESVVRLTNNFQVFAALVADLNGLPQCRPACLSALRLPHRSEQLSIAIGQLFHTNRS
- the queF gene encoding NADPH-dependent 7-cyano-7-deazaguanine reductase QueF (Catalyzes the NADPH-dependent reduction of 7-cyano-7-deazaguanine (preQ0) to 7-aminomethyl-7-deazaguanine (preQ1) in queuosine biosynthesis); translated protein: MPKYDTAPELEGLTLGQQTSYPDHYDATQLQAVPRTLNRDDIGISADALPFDGHDDWTGYEISWLNSKGKPCVAIGLFRIPCESDNLIESKSFKLYLNSFNQSRFESVEHVSDLMARDLSQCAKAPVSVELLQSEQFGMLPMKNLQGECIDDLDIEVTDFQFCAEYLENSVEPDGTIEEHFVVSHLLKSNCLITGQPDWGSVQIRYTGLPINQEKLLRYLISFRQHNEFHEQCVERIYTDIMRFCAPKLLTVQARYTRRGGLDINPFRSNFESMPAAFRMVRQ
- the syd gene encoding SecY-interacting protein, with protein sequence METENSIQSHLLQFIERCRVEYQQVHQAWPTVEIDSDWVSPCTPQGSDGEAVIWTPVKRPLNDSFDKVESAMSVTLHDAAKQYWTSVFSENIALQYDDLEIELLLPWNQDDFERFQENLVGHLLTQRRFKLEPTVFIGLVIDSEVMVAIDDDGQVVLEIPGRKAHRTLATDFLSFIEQSSPYSQA
- a CDS encoding YqcC family protein; its protein translation is MCSQKFAVLLEQLQIELEQLGMWQDTPPSPVALASQAPFCVDTLRLEQWLQFIFIPRIRILLDSKADLPNTMTILPLAEEVYKNKRLECSGLLNVLGQIDGHA
- a CDS encoding M61 family metallopeptidase codes for the protein MLKQLFLLLLLLGAGPAWADVEIHLKAASTEQHLLQVSLTTDTVAPGNVIFSMPVWRTGRYQQLDFVHAMTDLKVLDSRGNLLEINKLSDHQWSVSSNRKQRLSINYLLTANELSSRTRHLDETHLFVDFAAVAMVVEGQQEQAVRVELDIPESWHVRSGLKAGKNSHVLWAENYQILIDSPVEAGIHQYRSFKSHGKLIELVVWGDTPADLEQLEQDIAAIVVASYELWGSFPFERYVFMLHATDNVRGGTEHLNSTIMQWDRFKFNDDKNYLDFMGLVAHEFVHTWNVKAYRPAAFVPYELTKRHHSPLLWFAEGSTSYLQEKLLLKSGVMTEDDFLERLSKRLERHAQKPGGRHQSVADASWYSWIQHSGQHRHNFFANIYDEGFLVTWLMDQWLLQQSDNKYGVGALHRNLYKAYSLPNGLTEQQIIDEMGRLTQNVEGAEQWWQTTVHSPFKLRASSSLDDLGFMLDFTDKKASMQAVLVANNDGLMVQTVIKGGAAWHAKLSANDRIIAINGFAVNSENYERIQQSWSVGQTLQLHVFRQGRLTELNIELAEVETIQGIKELPGSSDAQLQLRQSWLDNH
- a CDS encoding methyl-accepting chemotaxis protein, with amino-acid sequence MKWFNNISFVWKQVLTAGLYLVVIVIVMGFGTAAMNHLSQDTEEVSSNILPRLNYLLQADRDLYQSLVAERTLVFMPSSHARFNTFKQDHDDNIEQALERVKKAEKLATSPEQLALYKSFDELLEQWRIVSDEVEIMSSSDPNKAFELGLNESQMKFDSMRKVVDQLTELTERESEIANQRAKQTVQSAQLSIVLVAALGMIIVFVLSYFAARAIANTILEVKERILDIADGEGDLTQRFNVQRSDELGQLEVAFNHFLDGQSTTIALIQNTMTELTKELSSITALIHSAQQATSNQQSENDQIATAVTQMAATVQEVSRNATDAAEATRNADKDVQNGRSVVQQTVSGIQDLASDIEQNSLAIGRVESGSHEIGTVMDVISSIAEQTNLLALNAAIEAARAGEQGRGFAVVADEVRTLAQRTQESTSSIRDVVERLQSESAAAVKAMTSSQNRAHQVVERAGLTGEVLEQMTGAVQTIAEMNAQIATAAEQQSTTAEQISENGMRIKTIAEETFAITMQVTEANTQVMHKSTEVSELVSRFKVSG